In one Brassica oleracea var. oleracea cultivar TO1000 chromosome C9, BOL, whole genome shotgun sequence genomic region, the following are encoded:
- the LOC106318147 gene encoding phosducin-like protein 3, with amino-acid sequence MADYHFVYKDVEGTSTQWDDIQRKLGNLPEKAPAFKPPAYTPAQDEASAPKDKAWFDGKTEEELEDLEDDKDLDDDRFLEDYRKKRLTELREAAKVRRYGSVTPISSSDFVREVTQASAEVWVVVCLYKDGIAECGLLLGCLEELASRYPGTKFVKIISTDCIPNYPDCNLPTLLVYHHGAVKGTHVGLKSVGRRCTPESVALVLCQSEPVLNDGKSGDDDSSREAVMAGVRRQFIERVVKDHEDKDNDDDGYNSD; translated from the exons ATGGCAGATTATCACTTCGTCTACAAGGATGTGGAAGGAACGTCGACGCAATGGGACGATATCCAACGGAAGCTAGGGAATCTCCCTGAGAAGGCTCCGGCGTTCAAACCGCCGGCGTATACTCCGGCGCAAGACGAGGCTTCAGCTCCAAAGGACAAAGCTTGGTTCGATGGGAAGACGGAGGAGGAGCTCGAGGATCTTGAGGACGACAAAGATCTCGACGACGATCGATTCCTCGAAGATTACAG GAAGAAGAGGTTGACGGAGCTGAGAGAAGCTGCTAAAGTCAGGAGGTATGGATCAGTGACTCCAATCTCGAGCTCTGATTTCGTGAGGGAGGTTACGCAAGCTTCTGCTGAAGTTTGGGTTGTTGTATGTCTCTACAAAGATGG TATTGCAGAGTGTGGCTTGTTATTGGGTTGTCTAGAAGAACTGGCTAGTAGATACCCGGGAACGAAGTTTGTTAAGATTATATCAACTGATTGTATTCCCAACTACCCTGATTGCAATCTCCCTACCTTGCTGGTGTACCATCATGGTGCTGTTAAAGGAACTCATGTAGGCTTGAAGAGCGTTGGCCGTAGGTGCACCCCAGAGA GTGTAGCCTTAGTTTTGTGTCAGTCAGAGCCAGTTCTTAACGATGGCAAAAGTGGAGACGATGACTCCTCAAGGGAAGCTGTGATGGCTGGAGTTCGAAGACAGTTCATTGAACGAGTGGTGAAAGACCATGAAGATAAGGATAACGATGATGATGGTTACAATAGCGATTAG
- the LOC106318617 gene encoding ribulose-1,5 bisphosphate carboxylase/oxygenase large subunit N-methyltransferase, chloroplastic isoform X2, producing the protein MEGIISCFHPKCVSLPIRSSPLSRVSSLSQLRNRNSLSSSRSVPQRSLCVSSSSSDTLLAGGSSKEDERQSKASSKKEGDDSGDLKHWLDRNGLPPCKVLLKERPAHDQNHKPIHYVAASEDLQKGDVAFSVPDSLVVTLERVLGNETIAELLTTNKLSELACLALYLMYEKKQEAELEYLTGSPTKAEVLERAEGIKREYSELDTVWFMAGSLFQQYPFDIPTEAFTFEIFKQAFAAVQSCVVHLQNVSLARRFALVPLGPPLLAYCSNCKAMLTAVDGAVQLVVDRPYKAGDPIVVWCGPQPNAKLLLNYGFVDEDNPYDRIIVEAALSTDDPQYQDKRLVAQRNGKLSQQVFQVRVGKEKEAVQDMLPYLRLGYMSDPAEMQSVISSQGPVCSMSPCMERAVLDQLADYFMRRLAGYPTTLKEDDALLADPSLNPRKRVATRLVRLEKKMLAACLVATVDLLNELPDTTISPCPAPYAPSLK; encoded by the exons ATGGAAGGGATTATCAGTTGCTTTCATCCCAAATGCGTCTCCCTTCCAATTCGTTCATCCCCACTTTCTAGGGTTTCTTCACTCTCTCAGTTGAGGAACCGTAATTCACTCTCTTCATCTCGATCCGTTCCTCAGAGGAGCTTGTGCGTATCGTCTTCGAGCTCGGATACTTTACTCGCGGGCGGCTCATCAAAGGAAGACGAGAGGCAGAGCAAAGCATCGAGCAAGAAGGAAGGAGACGACTCGGGGGATTTGAAGCATTGGTTGGATAGGAATGGTTTACCTCCTTGCAAGGTATTGCTCAAGGAGAGACCCGCTCATGATCAAAACCATAAACCCATTCATTACGTTGCTGCTAGCGAGGATCTTCAG AAGGGCGACGTGGCGTTTTCAGTTCCAGACTCTTTGGTGGTCACACTTGAGAGAGTGTTGGGAAACGAGACTATTG CTGAACTGTTGACGACGAACAAACTGTCTGAACTCGCTTGCCTAGCTTTGTATTTGATGTATGAGAAGAAACAAG AGGCTGAGTTAGAATACTTAACTGGCAGCCCGACGAAG GCCGAAGTTCTTGAGAGGGCTGAGGGGATTAAAAGAGAGTACTCGGAGCTTGACACTGTCTGGTTTATGGCTGGATCTTTATTTCAG CAATACCCATTTGACATACCAACTGAAGCTTTTACTTTTGAGATTTTTAAACAAGCGTTTGCTGCCGTTCAGTCCTGTGTGGTGCATCTACAA AATGTCAGTTTGGCTCGTCGGTTTGCTTTGGTTCCTCTTGGTCCTCCTTTGTTGGCATACTGTTCCAACTGCAAGGCAATGCTTACCGCTGTTGATGGTGCTGTTCAACTCGTGGTAGATAGGCCATATAAGGCTGGCGATCCTATAGTTGTCTG GTGTGGGCCACAACCTAATGCGAAATTGCTTCTGAACTATGGATTCGTTGATGAAGATAACCCTTACGATAGAATAATCGTCGAG GCAGCGCTGAGCACCGATGATCCTCAGTATCAGGACAAGAGACTTGTTGCTCAAAGGAACGGAAAATTATCCCAGCAAGTTTTTCAG GTTCGTGTGGGAAAAGAAAAAGAAGCTGTTCAAGATATGCTTCCCTACCTGCGACTGGGTTACATGTCTGATCCTGCTGAAATGCAATCAGTTATTTCGTCTCAAGGTCCAGTTTGTTCA ATGAGCCCTTGCATGGAAAGAGCAGTATTAGATCAGCTTGCTGATTACTTCATGAGACGCTTGGCTGGCTACCCTACCACCCTAAAAGAAGATGATGCATTG TTGGCAGATCCTAGTCTGAATCCTAGGAAGCGAGTTGCCACACGGCTTGTCAGATTGGAGAAGAAAATGCTAGCTGCATGCCTTGTGGCAACAGTTGATTTGTTAAATGAGTTGCCCGATACAACCATCTCTCCATGCCCAGCACCCTATGCTCCCTCCTTGAAATAA
- the LOC106318146 gene encoding COP9 signalosome complex subunit 3-like, producing the protein MNSAESLIKSIQGLSASPGDLSALHGILKKAEDSLRNNWDVQLATLEELDPSIHSLGYLYLLEGLTRGSVSKGKTSGVVLLMARFINRCDAGQIRLASEKFVTLCKRFKDRVLELEDPLRGVAPLVSAVRKVQVSAKCLTALHPDCLQLCLEAKCYKAGFSILSDDILEVDQPRDFYLYCYYGGMICIGLKRFQKASELLYNVVTAPMYQLNAIALEAYKKYILVNLIHSGQFSNSLPKCASTAAQRHLKSWCIPYYEVGNRYNDGKISELEAVVVAHSSDFEKDNNLGLVKQAVASLYKRNILRLTQKYLTLSLQDIANMVQLANAKEAETHVLQMIQDGQIHALINQKDGMVRFLEEPEQYKTSEMIEVMDSVIQRTIGLSKNLIAMDESLSCDPLYLGKVGRERQKFDFGDDFDTVPEKFSM; encoded by the exons ATGAACTCGGCGGAGTCTCTGATTAAGTCAATCCAAGGTTTATCAGCGAGTCCCGGCGACTTATCTGCACTCCACGGTATTTTGAAAAAAGCGGAGGACTCGCTCCGAAACAACTGGGATGTTCAGCTCGCTACTCTTGAAGAGCTCGACCCTTCAATTCATTCTCTCGGCTACTTGTATCTCCT CGAGGGTCTTACTCGTGGTTCTGTGTCGAAGGGGAAAACTTCTGGCGTGGTTCTGCTAATGGCTCGGTTCATCAACCGTTGCGATGCTGGGCAGATTCGCTTAGCGAGCGAAAAGT TTGTTACTCTTTGTAAGAGATTTAAAGACAGAGTTTTGGAGCTTGAGGATCCTTTACGAGGGGTGGCGCCACTGGTGTCAGCTGTTCGTAAGGTTCAGGTCTCTGCTAAATGTCTGACTGCGTTGCACCCGGATTGTCTTCAGCTATGTCTTGAGGCGAAGTGCTATAAAGCTGGTTTCTCTATTCTTAGTGATGATATCTTGGAGGTTGACCAGCCTAGAGATTTTTATCTCTATTGCTATTATGG GGGAATGATATGTATTGGACTGAAGAGATTCCAGAAGGCATCGGAGCTTCTTTACAAT GTTGTTACTGCTCCAATGTATCAACTCAACGCCATAGCTCTTGAAGCGTACAAAAAGTACATATTGGTTAATCTCATTCACTCTGGCCAG TTTAGTAACAGTCTCCCCAAGTGCGCTTCTACAGCAGCTCAGAGGCACCTAAAGAGCTGGTGTATA CCTTACTACGAAGTGGGTAATCGTTACAATGATGGGAAGATCAGTGAACTAGAGGCAGTGGTTGTGGCCCACAGCTCAGATTTTGAAAAG GACAATAACCTTGGATTAGTTAAGCAAGCAGTGGCATCCCTTTACAAGCGGAACATTCTGAGACTGACTCAGAAGTACTTGACCTTGTCGCTTCAAGATATAGCCAACATGGTCCAACTTGCTAATGCTAAGGAGGCGGAAACGCATGTGCTTCAGATG ATCCAGGATGGTCAAATACATGCCCTTATCAACCAGAAAGATGGAATGGTGAGATTCTTGGAGGAACCTGAGCAGTACAAAACCAGTGAGATGATAGAGGTCATGGATTCTGTCATCCAAAG GACTATTGGGCTGTCGAAGAATCTCATAGCCATGGATGAGAGCTTGTCATGTGATCCTTTGTACTTGGGAAAG GTTGGAAGGGAAAGGCAAAAGTTCGACTTCGGAGACGATTTTGATACTGTCCCTGAAAAGTTCTCCATGTAA
- the LOC106319052 gene encoding probable carboxylesterase 16 has product MPSVAVKLYSVFFKLLLKHRLQNLISSPPDDNASPDPFGVSTRSDESVAAANPSFTDGVATKDIHIDPMTSLTVRIFLPESALSPSELRRGDDDSHPHNPRSDRRHSHAVIPRNQASPGRNESRRKSYEPYGGYAPSAKRSSRKLPVMLQFHGGGWVAGGSDSAGNDFFCRRIAKVCDVIVLAVGYRLAPENRYPAAFEDGVKVLNWLGKQANLADCCKSLGNNRRVNGVELKKLNVQGHIVDAFGASMVEPWLAAHADPSRCVLLGVSCGGNIADYVARKAVEAGKLLEPVKVVAQVLMYPFFIGNNPTQSEIKLANSYFYDKPVSVLAWKLFLPEKEFDFDHPAANPLAHNRSGPPLKLMPPTLTVVAEHDWMRDRAIAYAEELRKVNVDSPVLEYKDAVHEFATLDMLLKTPQAQACAEDIAIWVKKYISLRGHEFSY; this is encoded by the exons ATGCCAAGCGTAGCTGTGAAACTCTACAGCGTCTTCTTCAAGCTCCTCCTCAAACACCGTCTCCAGAACCTCATCTCATCTCCCCCCGACGACAACGCGTCGCCGGATCCCTTCGGCGTCTCCACCCGATCCGATGAATCCGTCGCCGCCGCGAACCCGTCCTTCACCGACGGCGTCGCGACCAAAGACATCCACATCGATCCGATGACGTCGCTCACGGTCCGCATCTTCCTCCCCGAATCAGCTCTCTCTCCGTCCGAGCTTCGCCGCGGAGACGACGATTCTCATCCTCACAATCCCAGATCCGATCGGAGACATAGCCACGCCGTCATCCCTCGTAACCAGGCCTCTCCGGGGAGGAACGAGTCTCGGAGGAAGAGCTACGAACCTTACGGAGGATACGCGCCGTCGGCGAAGAGGAGCTCGCGGAAACTGCCGGTGATGTTGCAGTTTCACGGCGGAGGTTGGGTCGCCGGAGGATCTGACTCGGCGGGTAACGACTTCTTTTGCCGGAGGATAGCTAAAGTGTGCGATGTGATTGTGTTGGCAGTAGGGTATAGGCTTGCGCCTGAGAATAGGTATCCTGCGGCGTTTGAGGATGGGGTTAAGGTGCTGAATTGGCTTGGGAAGCAAGCTAATCTAGCTGATTGTTGCAAGTCTTTGGGTAATAATAGACGCGTTAATGGGGTTGAGTTGAAGAAACTGAATGTTCAAGGTCACATTGTTGATGCTTTTGGTGCTTCTATGGTTGAGCCTTGGCTTGCAGCTCATGCTGATCCTTCCAG ATGTGTTCTTTTGGGGGTGAGCTGTGGAGGGAACATAGCAGACTACGTAGCTCGGAAAGCAGTGGAAGCTGGGAAACTTCTAGAGCCTGTTAAAGTCGTTGCACAGGTTCTAATGTACCCTTTCTTCATCGGGAACAACCCAACACAGTCGGAGATAAAGCTGGCAAACTCTTACTTCTACGATAAGCCTGTCTCTGTTCTCGCCTGGAAACTCTTCTTACCAGAGAAAGAGTTCGACTTCGACCACCCGGCAGCAAACCCGCTTGCTCATAACCGGAGTGGACCGCCTCTGAAGCTAATGCCTCCAACGCTTACGGTAGTGGCGGAGCATGACTGGATGAGAGATCGAGCCATTGCTTACGCCGAGGAGCTTAGGAAAGTAAACGTAGATTCTCCAGTTTTGGAATATAAAGACGCGGTTCATGAGTTTGCAACGCTTGATATGCTTCTCAAGACTCCTCAGGCACAGGCATGCGCCGAAGATATTGCTATTTGGGTCAAGAAATACATTTCGCTCCGAGGCCATGAGTTCTCTTACTAA
- the LOC106315251 gene encoding uncharacterized protein LOC106315251: MSINVFKTSVPDLPLFFTMFLIIYLVAYLIVFRNWKTQIRPEASSCLISIFHGTPAVFLASRAVFSSSSGFSFSSANTAAQNTVLDFSVAYFLTDLLHYIVFYPSDVLFIGHHVATLFVFITCRFLVSHGACAILGLLILAEVTSACQNAWTLAGARKSDPESRLAVKVYDLLSPPFYLYYSVVRGVLGPLFFGKMVASYARGEANGVIPNWLWVSWAVVVGTAITVSILWIWNLWIELFRERKAKKLGQDKKVR; the protein is encoded by the coding sequence ATGTCGATCAACGTCTTCAAAACCTCCGTTCCAGACCTCCCACTCTTCTTCACCATGTTCCTAATCATCTACCTCGTCGCCTACCTCATCGTCTTCCGCAATTGGAAAACACAAATCCGTCCCGAAGCTTCAAGCTGTCTAATCTCAATCTTCCACGGAACTCCCGCAGTCTTCCTCGCCTCACGCGCCGTCTTCTCCTCCTCCTCAGGCTTCTCCTTCTCCTCCGCCAACACCGCCGCTCAGAACACCGTCCTCGATTTCAGCGTCGCCTACTTCCTCACCGATCTCCTCCACTACATCGTCTTCTACCCTAGCGACGTCCTCTTCATCGGCCACCACGTAGCTACTCTCTTCGTCTTCATCACATGTCGCTTCCTCGTCTCCCACGGAGCCTGCGCCATATTAGGGCTCCTGATCCTCGCTGAGGTCACCAGCGCGTGTCAAAACGCGTGGACACTCGCCGGAGCGAGGAAGAGCGATCCGGAGTCTAGATTGGCCGTCAAAGTGTATGATCTCTTGTCTCCTCCGTTTTACCTATACTACAGTGTCGTTAGAGGAGTGTTGGGACCTTTGTTCTTTGGGAAGATGGTTGCTTCTTACGCTAGAGGCGAAGCTAACGGCGTGATACCTAACTGGCTGTGGGTTTCTTGGGCTGTTGTTGTTGGAACTGCTATTACTGTTAGTATACTTTGGATTTGGAATCTGTGGATAGAATTGTTTAGAGAAAGGAAGGCTAAAAAATTAGGACAAGACAAGAAGGTTAGATAG
- the LOC106318617 gene encoding ribulose-1,5 bisphosphate carboxylase/oxygenase large subunit N-methyltransferase, chloroplastic isoform X1: protein MEGIISCFHPKCVSLPIRSSPLSRVSSLSQLRNRNSLSSSRSVPQRSLCVSSSSSDTLLAGGSSKEDERQSKASSKKEGDDSGDLKHWLDRNGLPPCKVLLKERPAHDQNHKPIHYVAASEDLQKGDVAFSVPDSLVVTLERVLGNETIAELLTTNKLSELACLALYLMYEKKQGKKSVWYPYIRELDRQRGRGHLDVESPLLWSEAELEYLTGSPTKAEVLERAEGIKREYSELDTVWFMAGSLFQQYPFDIPTEAFTFEIFKQAFAAVQSCVVHLQNVSLARRFALVPLGPPLLAYCSNCKAMLTAVDGAVQLVVDRPYKAGDPIVVWCGPQPNAKLLLNYGFVDEDNPYDRIIVEAALSTDDPQYQDKRLVAQRNGKLSQQVFQVRVGKEKEAVQDMLPYLRLGYMSDPAEMQSVISSQGPVCSMSPCMERAVLDQLADYFMRRLAGYPTTLKEDDALLADPSLNPRKRVATRLVRLEKKMLAACLVATVDLLNELPDTTISPCPAPYAPSLK from the exons ATGGAAGGGATTATCAGTTGCTTTCATCCCAAATGCGTCTCCCTTCCAATTCGTTCATCCCCACTTTCTAGGGTTTCTTCACTCTCTCAGTTGAGGAACCGTAATTCACTCTCTTCATCTCGATCCGTTCCTCAGAGGAGCTTGTGCGTATCGTCTTCGAGCTCGGATACTTTACTCGCGGGCGGCTCATCAAAGGAAGACGAGAGGCAGAGCAAAGCATCGAGCAAGAAGGAAGGAGACGACTCGGGGGATTTGAAGCATTGGTTGGATAGGAATGGTTTACCTCCTTGCAAGGTATTGCTCAAGGAGAGACCCGCTCATGATCAAAACCATAAACCCATTCATTACGTTGCTGCTAGCGAGGATCTTCAG AAGGGCGACGTGGCGTTTTCAGTTCCAGACTCTTTGGTGGTCACACTTGAGAGAGTGTTGGGAAACGAGACTATTG CTGAACTGTTGACGACGAACAAACTGTCTGAACTCGCTTGCCTAGCTTTGTATTTGATGTATGAGAAGAAACAAGGTAAGAAATCAGTTTGGTATCCTTATATAAGAGAACTTGATCGTCAAAGAGGAAGAGGTCACTTAGATGTGGAGTCTCCGTTGCTGTGGTCAGAGGCTGAGTTAGAATACTTAACTGGCAGCCCGACGAAG GCCGAAGTTCTTGAGAGGGCTGAGGGGATTAAAAGAGAGTACTCGGAGCTTGACACTGTCTGGTTTATGGCTGGATCTTTATTTCAG CAATACCCATTTGACATACCAACTGAAGCTTTTACTTTTGAGATTTTTAAACAAGCGTTTGCTGCCGTTCAGTCCTGTGTGGTGCATCTACAA AATGTCAGTTTGGCTCGTCGGTTTGCTTTGGTTCCTCTTGGTCCTCCTTTGTTGGCATACTGTTCCAACTGCAAGGCAATGCTTACCGCTGTTGATGGTGCTGTTCAACTCGTGGTAGATAGGCCATATAAGGCTGGCGATCCTATAGTTGTCTG GTGTGGGCCACAACCTAATGCGAAATTGCTTCTGAACTATGGATTCGTTGATGAAGATAACCCTTACGATAGAATAATCGTCGAG GCAGCGCTGAGCACCGATGATCCTCAGTATCAGGACAAGAGACTTGTTGCTCAAAGGAACGGAAAATTATCCCAGCAAGTTTTTCAG GTTCGTGTGGGAAAAGAAAAAGAAGCTGTTCAAGATATGCTTCCCTACCTGCGACTGGGTTACATGTCTGATCCTGCTGAAATGCAATCAGTTATTTCGTCTCAAGGTCCAGTTTGTTCA ATGAGCCCTTGCATGGAAAGAGCAGTATTAGATCAGCTTGCTGATTACTTCATGAGACGCTTGGCTGGCTACCCTACCACCCTAAAAGAAGATGATGCATTG TTGGCAGATCCTAGTCTGAATCCTAGGAAGCGAGTTGCCACACGGCTTGTCAGATTGGAGAAGAAAATGCTAGCTGCATGCCTTGTGGCAACAGTTGATTTGTTAAATGAGTTGCCCGATACAACCATCTCTCCATGCCCAGCACCCTATGCTCCCTCCTTGAAATAA
- the LOC106319053 gene encoding 30S ribosomal protein S13, chloroplastic yields the protein MAQMVAMPVAHSLSLICSWNPLTRNTLALPASNAPSKQSLTIRCARVGGVEIPSNKRIEYSLQYIHGIGRTRARQILVDLQMENKITKDMAEEELIVLRDEVSKYMIEGDLRRFNALAIKRLKEIQCYRGVRHIQGLPCRGQRTKNNCRTLKGKKIAIAGKKKVSK from the exons ATGGCGCAGATGGTTGCGATGCCCGTAGCCCACTCGCTCTCACTCATTTGCAGCTGGAATCCTCTCACTCGCAACACTCTTGCTCTCCCAGCTTCGAACGCTCCCAGT AAGCAGAGTCTAACCATCAGATGTGCTCGTGTTGGAGGTGTGGAGATTCCGAGTAACAAGAGAATCGAATACTCTCTTCAGTACATTCACGGCATTGGCCGAACCAGAGCTCGCCAGATCCTCGTTGATCTCCAGATGGAGAACAAAATCACCAAAGACATGGCTGAGGAAGAGCTCATCGTGCTTCGTGACGAAGTCTCCAAGTATATGATCGAGGGTGATCTG AGGAGATTCAATGCGCTTGCTATCAAGAGATTGAAGGAGATTCAGTGTTACCGTGGCGTTAGGCACATCCAAGGGTTGCCGTGTCGTGGACAGAGAACCAAGAACAACTGCAGGACTCTTAAGGGCAAGAAGATCGCCATTGCTGGCAAGAAGAAAGTTTCAAAGTAA